The window TCTCGCGCCGGAAGCACATCGACATCGCCAAGGACCCGAGCGTGAGCCTCGGTGCCAGGCTCCAGAACGCCGCGAGAGCCGCCGAGAACGGTTTCCTCGGCCTCACCTGCGGCCACGGGATGCGCCTGCTACGTATCGCGCTGGTCTTCGTCCTCGCGCCGCTCCTGTTCGTCCCGTTCTACACGTTCGGTGGCCCGGCGTTCGCCACCACTACCGGCCAGTTGGACTCGCTCTCGGCACTGGCGACCCCCGCCGGGCAGGAGGTGCTGCTCGGCAATATCCACCTCAGCTACATCTCCTACACCACCATCGGCTACGGGAACGAGGCACCGACCGCCATCGCCGGCCGGCTGATGGCCAGCAGCGAAGCCTTCCTCAGCACCGTGCTCGCCGCGCTGGTCGTCTACGCACTGGTCAAGCGCTCGGAACTGTAGCGGCTCTAGCGGCTCGGGAGCGATGATGTCGAGGCCTCTCTCGCTGACATCTACCAGCCATCCAGCGCGCCGGTGACTCCCTCGTCCACTGCCGGGGCCCGGGGACGGGCCTCAGCTGCCCGAGCTGGGAGGCCGACCGGTCCCCGGCACGCGGCCAGCGTCGTCGCGGCGCTGCGAGGACGTGGTCCCGGTGTCCGGGCCCGCTCCGCGGCCCCCGTTCGCGAACCCGGTTCGATTTCGTGTTCGATGTTCCCCGAGTCGGAAGGACTTTCCCGCTCGCACGCCCGGTTCCGGACATGAGCGAGTATACGGTCAGCGGGCGCTTCCAGGCCCGCGACGGCTGGCAGGAGTTCGAGACGAACGTGGAGGCCCCCAACGAGGACGTCGCCCGCGAGCGGACGTACGCCAACGTCGGCTCCCGACACGGCAAGAAGCGTACGCAGGTCGAGCTCGAGGAGGTGCGTGCGGCATGAGTCTCGGTGGCGGCGGTGGCGGCGGCATGGACCAGCTGCAGCAGCAACTCCAGGCGCTCGAGCAGGAGAAGGAGGCCGTTCAGGAGGAAATCGAGGGCGTGCAGGCCGACAAGACCGACATCGACGAGGCCATCGACGCGCTGGAGGAGCTTGAGACGAACGACACCGTGAAGGTGCCGCTCGGCGGCGACGCGTACGTCAGCGCCGAGCTCGGGAGCATCGAGGAGATCGTCGTCTCCATCGGCGGCGGCTTCGCCGCCGAGCGCGACCAGGAGGGCGCCATCGCCACGCTCGAGAGCAAGAAGGACGTGCTCGACGAGCGAATCGCCGAGCTGGAGGCCGAGATCGACGAGATCGAGGAGCAGACCGAGCAGGTCGAGCAGAAGGCTCAGCAGGCCCAGCAGCAGCAGATGCAGCAGATGATGCAGCAGCAACAGCAGATGGAGGGCGGCGAGGGCGACGAGGACGAGTGACGCGATGTTCGACGGACTGAAGGAGAAACTCGGGAAGTTCCGCGACGACGCTACCGAGGAGGCCGTCGAGGTCGAGGAGCCCGACGAGGAATCGGAAGCGGCGGCCGAGTCGGACGCCGCCGAGCCCGACGACCCTCCCGAGTCCGCTGACGCGGCGGCCGACGCCGCTCCCGGGTCCGCAGAAGCGGAAGCCGACGCCGAGCCGGAGGCCGGCACGGTCCCCGACGACGCCGCTACGGACGAGAGCGGGGGCGAAGGTGCGGAACCCTCCGCCGACGCGGTCGCCGAGGCCGCCGAGGCCGCGCCGGACGACGAGTCTGAGTCCGAATCCGAGTCCGGCCCCGAGCGCGACAGCGATGTCCCCGACGCGCTCTCGCGCCGGACGGAGGAGGTGACCGCCGGCTCCGCCGAGGAGACCGGCGGTGAGAGCCTCTTCGGCTCGGTCAAGCGCGCCGCGACCGGGAAGGCGCTCATCAAGCGCGAGGAGCTGCAGAAGCCCCTCGAGGAGCTGGAGATGGCGCTCATCCAGGGCGACGTGGAGATGAGCGTCGCGCAGGCCATCACCGACCGCATCGAGGAGCAGCTGGTCGGCCAGACCCGGGCGCAGGTCCAGACCGGCGAGATCGTCGTCCAGCGCGCCATCGGTGACGCGCTCAAGGATGTCATCAGCGTCGGCCAGTTCGACTTCGACCAGCGCATCCAGGAGGCCGACAAGCCCGTCACCATCATCTTCACCGGCGTCAACGGCGTCGGGAAGACCACCACCATCGCCAAGCTCGCGCGGCGCTTCCAGAACCAGGGGCTCACCCCCGTTATCGCCAACGGTGACACCTACCGCGCCGGCGCCAACGAGCAGATCGAGGAGCACGCCGAGGCGCTCGACGCGAAGATTATCACGCACCAGCAGGGCGGTGACCCGGCGGCCGTCATCTACGACGCCGTCGAGTACGCCGAGGCCAACGACGCCGACGTGGTGCTGGGCGACACCGCCGGTCGCCTGCACACCTCGAACGACCTGATGGCCCAGCTGGAGAAGATCGACCGCGTCGTCGACCCGGACATGACCATCTTCGTCGACGAGGCGGTCGCCGGACAGGACGCCACCCAGCGTGCGAAGCAGTTCAACGACGCCGCCGAGATCGACGGCGTCGTGCTGACGAAGGCCGACGCCGACTCGCAGGGCGGCGCCGCCGTGTCGATTGCCCACGTCACGGGCAAGCCCATCCTCTTCCTCGGGGTCGGGCAGGGGTACGAGGACCTCGAACGGTTCGACCCGGATGTCATCGTCGACCGCATCGTCGGCGAGGAGTGACTGGCCCGCGCGCTGCACTTTTGTCGATGCCGGGCCAACGCCCGCGTCGAATGCCCGCAACGAACTCCAGCCGGATTCGCGAGTGGGTCACGGCCCAGCAGACCGTTGCGACGCTCGCCGCCATCCTCGTCGCACTCCCAGCGGCGTACGCGTTCGAGACGGCGTTCGCCGGGTCGTCCGGGAGCTTCCTCATTCTGATGACGCTGGGTGTCGGGGTTCCGATGGCCTACGACGAGTACTGGTCCAGTTACGACCGGATGCGGACGGCGGTGGGGTGGGTCCTCGTCGCCTGCGCGGTGGCTGCGGGGGCGTTCGTCGGCTGCTACCTCGTCGGGACGGGCCTCCTGTCACTCGACCCGTTCCTCGCCGGTGTCGGGGCCTTCCTCGTCACCGACCTCGGAGGACTCGCGCTGCTCCGGGCCCGGCAGCGCGAGTGACTCCCCGCCCTTGGGTGTTCCGGCGTGTCGTCTCACAACCCGTGTTCCTCGCGCACCTCGTCCAGCCGCTCGCGTGCCCGGTCGCTGACCGCCTCGTCGGTCTCGACGGGGTCCCGGCCGTGCATCGTCTCGTGGACCATCGCGATGGAATCCGCGAGCGCATCGAGGCTGTAGCCGCCCTCGAGGACGAACGCGAGCGCGGCATCGAGGTCGTCACAGAGGTCGTCCAGCCGGCGGGTCATCGCGCCGTACCCCTCGGTCGAGACCCGCATCCGGGAGATGGGGTCGTGCTCGTGGGCGTCGAAGCCCGCGCTGACGATGAGGAGGTCCGGGTCGTACCGCTCCAGGGCAGGCCGAAGCGCCTCGTCGATGGCCGCGAGGTACTCGGCGTCGCCACAGCCACCCCGGTAGGGGACGTTCAGGATGGAACCTTCGCCCTCGTCGCGACCGGGTTCGTCGACGTGGCCGGTGCCGGGGAAGAGGCCGCGCTCGTGGATGGACGCGTAGAACACGTCGCCGCGCTCGTAGAACATCTTCTGGGTGCCGTTGCCGTGGTGGACGTCCCAGTCGAAGACAGCGACGCGGTCGACGTCGTCGCGCTGGAGGGCGTCGGTGGCCGCGACGCCGGCGTTGCCGAGGAAGCAGAAGCCCATCGCGTCGTCCGGTTCGGCGTGGTGGCCGGGCGGCCGGCCGATGGCGAAGGGGGTGTCGTGGCCCTGGTGGCCGTCGAGCGCCGCGTTGGCCGCCCACACCGAGAGCCCGGCGCTGGCACGAGCGGCCTCCCAGGTGGCGCCCACCGCCACGGTGTCGGCGTCCCAGGTACCGCCGCCGTCCGCGCAGAACTGCTCGACCTCGTCCAGATACGAGGGGTCGTGGACGCGTTCGAGCGCCTCGCGGGTCGCCAGCGAGCCCTCCTCGTACTCGACGCCGTGGAGACGCGAGAGGCGCCGGCGGATGGCCCGGAGCCGGTCCGAGGACTCCGGGTGCCGGGCGCCGGTCTCGTGTCGCAGACAGGCGTCGCGGTAGCCGAATCGCATCAGAAGTACTCTGCGAGTCTGAAGTAGACCGCCACATCCTCCTCCTTGATGGTGCGGCGGTCGGCGTGTCGCGCGAGCACGGCCGCAGCGGCCGCCACGCGGTCGGCGTACCGTTCGAGGATGGTCGCCAGCGCGACCCGGGCGTCCATCGCGACCCGATAGGAGTCGTCGATGTCGAGCCGGGCGATGCGGTCGACCGGCGCGATGGGCAGTTCCAGCCCCTCCGGGTCGCTGTTCGCGGGCACGTCCCCCTCGGCGAGGTCGGCGAAGTCCTCGGCCATCAGGGTCTTGCGACCGTCCTCGGTGGCGCGTTCGGCGGCCTCGACCGCCAGTGCGGCCCCACGGGACTGGATACGGCGCGCGAGCTCCTCGGCCGCCTCTGCGCTCACGCGGAGGTCG of the Haloglomus salinum genome contains:
- the rpl18a gene encoding 50S ribosomal protein L18Ae — encoded protein: MSEYTVSGRFQARDGWQEFETNVEAPNEDVARERTYANVGSRHGKKRTQVELEEVRAA
- the pfdA gene encoding prefoldin subunit alpha produces the protein MSLGGGGGGGMDQLQQQLQALEQEKEAVQEEIEGVQADKTDIDEAIDALEELETNDTVKVPLGGDAYVSAELGSIEEIVVSIGGGFAAERDQEGAIATLESKKDVLDERIAELEAEIDEIEEQTEQVEQKAQQAQQQQMQQMMQQQQQMEGGEGDEDE
- the ftsY gene encoding signal recognition particle-docking protein FtsY, which codes for MFDGLKEKLGKFRDDATEEAVEVEEPDEESEAAAESDAAEPDDPPESADAAADAAPGSAEAEADAEPEAGTVPDDAATDESGGEGAEPSADAVAEAAEAAPDDESESESESGPERDSDVPDALSRRTEEVTAGSAEETGGESLFGSVKRAATGKALIKREELQKPLEELEMALIQGDVEMSVAQAITDRIEEQLVGQTRAQVQTGEIVVQRAIGDALKDVISVGQFDFDQRIQEADKPVTIIFTGVNGVGKTTTIAKLARRFQNQGLTPVIANGDTYRAGANEQIEEHAEALDAKIITHQQGGDPAAVIYDAVEYAEANDADVVLGDTAGRLHTSNDLMAQLEKIDRVVDPDMTIFVDEAVAGQDATQRAKQFNDAAEIDGVVLTKADADSQGGAAVSIAHVTGKPILFLGVGQGYEDLERFDPDVIVDRIVGEE
- a CDS encoding histone deacetylase family protein produces the protein MRFGYRDACLRHETGARHPESSDRLRAIRRRLSRLHGVEYEEGSLATREALERVHDPSYLDEVEQFCADGGGTWDADTVAVGATWEAARASAGLSVWAANAALDGHQGHDTPFAIGRPPGHHAEPDDAMGFCFLGNAGVAATDALQRDDVDRVAVFDWDVHHGNGTQKMFYERGDVFYASIHERGLFPGTGHVDEPGRDEGEGSILNVPYRGGCGDAEYLAAIDEALRPALERYDPDLLIVSAGFDAHEHDPISRMRVSTEGYGAMTRRLDDLCDDLDAALAFVLEGGYSLDALADSIAMVHETMHGRDPVETDEAVSDRARERLDEVREEHGL
- a CDS encoding histone gives rise to the protein MSVELPFAPVDTVIRRSAGDLRVSAEAAEELARRIQSRGAALAVEAAERATEDGRKTLMAEDFADLAEGDVPANSDPEGLELPIAPVDRIARLDIDDSYRVAMDARVALATILERYADRVAAAAAVLARHADRRTIKEEDVAVYFRLAEYF